Within the Gossypium raimondii isolate GPD5lz chromosome 12, ASM2569854v1, whole genome shotgun sequence genome, the region TAGAGTTCTACTTAACACATATCATTAATGGGCTTAGGCTTGATTCGTTGATGCAAAATCCTCCATACCTTGTTCAGGCAATGAATTTATCATGGGTCTTTGAGAAGAAACAACTAGCAAGAATGACAAGCATGTCAAGAGAACAGTAACAGACGGACTTGAATACTAAAGGCATCAACATAGCAACAACATTTCCCCTTTTTGTTGCTTAAAACAACTCCAAGAATGATGGGTGGGCAATAGGTTTAGTGCACCCCTTCCTTTTATTAAAAGTTAACTCATGAAAAGATGGGTGAACAAAGGGAAAAGGATTCTTTGCTACAATTGTGACTAAACATACTAATTCGGgcaccaataaaaaaaaaatattttggttagaGATAAAGGATCCTAACAATGTTGTACAAAACCAAGACGGGAGTAGAGAAATTGAAATATCCTTGCAATCTTCCTTGTGATAACAGGCAAACAAATGTACAAACTATGCAATCTCGAGCTAGAGGACAAGTACTTTTTCCAAGACAAGTAATATATGGATGTCAAATGTCTTTGTGGGCATGACAATAAGTTAAAAGCGCCAAAGATGGAAAGAAGagaaataactttattttagtGACATTCCTAATTAGTAACTTATTTAGGAAGTATTTTATggcaattaaaagtaaattttagtttctttaatttCAGTTTCTTAATCTATAAGAACAGAACCTTGCGTAAACTCTATTTAAGGGACCaattctaaataataaaataatacaaaaatcatTTCAAGTTATAGAGGTTTAAGACTATATCTAACGAGTTCAAGATTAGGAGTGCCTTTTTGTGAGTTCCATATCTTATTAATCATAAGTTCTTCACGAGGTAGGAATTGAAAAGGACTAAAGCTTTATCAATCAAAGCAGGTTTTTCTAGGAATAGCCCACTGACTCCTAACCCTATCCATAACCCATGAACTTAACAAACAACCATTTGAAGTGAGAATTATAAGGCAAACAACCCATTCATGGCCAAAGTAGTGTCATAAATTACGTTCAATACCTGCAAGCGTCTGAATCAAGTcttctaatttaattccaattttCATTTCCTTCAATTTAGTAGAGTGCAGATGAGTAGTTGTAGAAACATACTCTTCAGTTTTGTACTCGACATTACCACCCATGATACATGTGTTGGGACACAGGATGCTACCATCATACTCATCACTTCCATCACAACAATCTGAAAGATGaagcatatatttaaaaaaaaaacgacAATTCTCGCCAACGATGATTTATATTAGGCTCAAAATCATAGAATTCAACACAACACTTTTGTTCAAAATCTAACACGCAAAACCAAACCATGAAAATGACAAAAGTCGGAAGGAATGAAAGACCCTAAATATGTTGTGAGGCAATAAGACTAGATGGTGGTATAATGCTTTAATAAGAAAGGGCATGGAGTTAGAAACCATTTTTCAGTGGAAAAATCGGTCCTTTataggaaataaaaaataatgataataaaaggCATGCAAAGATGCAATCCTAGGTATTCTTTCTTTGCCACATTAGAATACTAACTATAACGGCAGCATACACCACCGTGGAACACCCCAAAAAAAAACCTCTCTCATTATGAAGACCCTTAGATATCCTAGTCCATGGAAAAAGAAACATTTCCTGAACCATTGCTAGTTTCCTTCTTGAAAAATCAATCCATGTTTAATAAAAGAAACTACTGCAACATTAAGTTGTAAGATCTTaaacaaagataaaagaaaaataacaggTTCAAATAATACTCACCACAAAAATGATCATTAACTCGAGAAGAAAAAATGAACTGAGGTATACTTCCTACATTCCTACAATAAAATTTGCCTGCTGGGCAAGCTGAAGTCCCTGCACAAACAATAAAAGGCAGCCAATGGACTAAGcaagtcaaaataaaatattagaaaagaaaaggaatgtaGGAAGTATTTTATATCAAGtccaaaaatgatgaaattttaattatagcGCAAAGATATATTTAGTACACCAGTTCAGAAAAGATCGACTCAAATTATGAACCTGAATACCCATAAATTTTCAGCAAGCTTTCTGCACCATTTGAAAGAGAAACAGCAAAAAATAACTACGGGAAACACTAGTTACAGAATTGTTCATGGACCTACAGTTTCAGACAAAAATGATACATATATTTACAAGTTTGCATACGGTTATTGCAGATCAGTTAACATAAAATATCGACTGGACTTGATATAAGTTTCGCCTTTGAACTAATCTTTAAAGGCCTCATGCCCACTCAGTAGGATTTTGTTTAAAACATATGAGATTCAGAAGCAATTACAAATGAAGTTAGGGATGGAGGGGAACAAGGGGGTCAAAGCCTAGCAGCTGAATTAAACAGTAAAAGAATAGATTCGATTACAGTAGAAGAGAATACCAGGCTCATCGGTGCCGTCAAGGCAGTCACAGAAGTTATCGTTAAGACGGTCTCTGGTAAATGATTTGGACCCATCCTTACACTTGATAACCTCCGCAGCAAAATACTTGGCATCTATTCatttattaacaaattcaattaaattaataataacaaaatggtGAAATGAGTTTGGAAATTGGATACCTAATGGGTGGATACCGAGAGGAGATTTAGAAGAAGAAACaagcaaaaggaaaaaggagaCGGCAGCAAAACAAACGGGGAATCTGTGTTTTAAACATAGCCACCGCCATATCTGCATTTTCCCCCCTCTTCGTTTTCTGGAATACAAATTGTTCCATCAAATGGTTTCTGGGATGTCTTTGTAGCCTCAATTCCTTTCGAGTCTTTCAGCCATGACTTGATCCAATAGTCAATGCCTTTGGGTTCCGGCTGGTTTTTCTttcgattttaaatttaatgcaCTCTTTTTTTTCGATAATGCACTTTGTCTCattgcataattttatatatactactaattgaattaatattatgaattaatatacCAATTCGATTATATTTCTTCAATTGAAATAAAGAATATagttcaaaagtatttttatttttatttaaaataaataaaattatcaataaaacaTAAAGCATTAACTTTATcactaaatcaaatatttatcttaaattattttgtaaatttaattttattatgaacaCTTTACGCCTCCAtcaaattatatgtatatattatgacTATTATTTAAGCCTCGATTAATTTAGTGTCATGagtattaagaaaaattattttgtaattaaaataagttatattattttagggtatttaatctttctatttttaaaaaataataaaattgtatattattGGATTTGAACTCATGctatttatttcaataaaacattaattttatcactaaaccaaatttttattttaagttattttgtacattttaattttattatgcacattttattaacttcatcaattgtatttttatactattatttaagtctCTACCAAGTGAGTGTCACGAGTCAATCAGTACTAACTCGATTAGAAAAATTACTAGAATATTCTTTCGTAATTATAATAACTTatattattaaagtttattttattctttttattttttttttaaaatccaataaaaattgtATGTTGTTGGATTTAAACTCGTGTTATTTACTTCAATAAAACATTAACTTTGTCACTAACCAAAGCTTtgtcttaaattattttgtaaattttaattttagggtaaactatctTGTTTTTTTATAGAAATGGGCCTGAGGGCCACTATCTCAATTAAAACGAATCAAGAATTACAAGTTGATGGATATCACTAGGATACTCCAATTCGAATGACAAGTTACAAGAGTTTATCATCGCCATACTACAAAGTTTATCAACAAGTTTATTTTATCATGGCTAATCCACCTAACCTCAGCCTCGGCAAAAAGATCAATCATGCCTCTAATCTCAACAATACGGTGGCCCAAAATTGTAATGTCAATGTGGTATTTGCAGAGGTGATTAACAATACTAGCATAGTCAAACTCGAAAATAACATGATCAAAATTAAACGAGCGAGCCATAGAGATGCCCTCAACCAATGCATCAATCTTCACCTACTCCGTGCTTGGAAGATCCCCCTTATAACCTGCACAGCCACCACAGACAAAACCATCATAGTCACGAATAATAACCCCAAAACCATATTTGTTGTTGCAAACGACAGCATCCATATTAACCTTTATAAAACCAATCAGAGGCTTCTCCCATTTATGTGGATTAGGAGACCAAGGAAGAATCAGGTTATGAATCTGGAAGTCCTTACCAAGCGTTTTTGCCCTCTCCCACACAATTCGATGAATGAACCCTTAGTGGAATGAAAATGAACTCTTATGGGAGGATGAGAGAGTTGTACTCTTAGTGGAATGGAATAAAAATGAACTTATAACAAACCTTGCTCGACCTGATAATTGGATCCGAGTATGGTATGCcacaacttaaaatcatacgagtttaataaaagtatttgtaatttataaaaaCTTAAGATATACGCCAAGAAAAGTATTTTAGACAAAACATTTAGCGAAAACCTTATAAAAGTCAATAGAGTTATTCCTTTTACAAAAGTTTCAAGTGCATCATTGGCGGTTAACCATCATTCCAAACAGTTGGCGTACACGCCTAAAATATTATCTCACAAATCATAGCtcattggataaaaataaaacacatatatagaTACTGTTGGAGTTTACAAAAGATTTCATAAAACAgagtgatacgagtcacaaaagcccaaattcttgaaggcgaggcccaataagcaaattcccagcccaatcaagaaatccatacatacttagttgaaaatcaggccaaattgtcaaagtggcccaagttgtaaagttttatttttatttatttatttacttactttaaatttttatgtaaatattcagttcaagagtcccaaataaagacctttgaccaatttccatattaaaataattaggagttttttattttagttttctaattagattaggactagttataaggcctatttaaaggcatggtgGCCACCTTGTAAagaacttctcaattatataaaaatatcgatttgtttaagtgcgaattctctttgagttttctccaagaattctcttgagttttctttagaagttgttttaataatcttttgattgtgggagccatcttcaccttcttcttgccattgatattctttggagggagattagagccgtttgaaggagttgtgagatctttcgggatttcaaggcttcttaggactttcttttaatttcttgttgtcaattctttctttatttcgcttgtctgaatctttatctaatttattttctgttcttattgtgttttcagcctttttctatcttaaggaatcaacccaaaatccccaatttctagggttcttccatactcttttagGTGAAATTAGAGtgtcgaaatttgggaaaactatcttggtgttcaattgggcgtAATCgaatctcctttagggtttcaagaacccttattaacacttatttctattctcaatttgattctttgttgttttggggattttatttcagatccgaaattcaaaattctaatcttttaattttcttttgtttcaaatcgattgtttagggttttcgtaggagttttcgtgacttggcaactcaaTCTTGGCCCGCGCAACcctttatcatttggtatcgattttgggcgttttgggtgttcttggttgatttctaaaccgatctcaattttttaaagcacaaaagtTAGTTTTACCcgtaaattttttgaaaaaattcatttgagtgggtaaacgttgtccgattgatctaaaattttacatacatatttgtggcactgttattgaatagaaaaaaaaaatatttcccgcaaaaaaaattagtcgaaaaagtcaaaaaattgaaaaaatacgatatcctataaaaatttaaaaaaatattcagcgggttgaatttggtgctcaaactttccagatcaaaagtTCAATAtataaggacattccagatttaatttcatgatttttagagatcggaaacacctcgaacgaagttgtcaagttactccgcaatttttcgggttttctgttttcagcaatttttacTGATTCTTAGCTGTgagttttcatttgtttgcctttatttttcctttacgctatctaacaccttcttgtttcttgtgttagtaggatttaaacgtgtgcccaattcttcctcggtgcaacacgaatcaattggtgtctcgtcagtttttggcatcctagtgcacattaggattctttggtagatcGGTTCAtccacaagactgaattctacctcattgagaatttgaattttatttttgagtgattaacggtgaggtttgctaaattttatttttgagtgttgagtgtttatttttgcaggtttttggaAAATGTCTAAAGGTGATattgaccataatgatgtctatgACATGTTTCAAAAACTCCAACAATAATTAGATGAACATGCTGCCACACTTCGAACATTCAGTACCGCTTTTAATGAGGTGAGATTGAATCAAGATCCTCATTATCGGGATCCAATCAAAGAAGATAGGGATAACCAGCCCCATAGGCGCGGTCCTCGACGTGTCTCTAGAatggatgatgattttcatgatcgtgggcaaccttctttggcaaaaccaaagaGCGAGCAGCAACGAGAACATCTATTTCATACTCGCTGCCATGTACAAGGTAATCTTTGTAgagttattattgatagtgAAAGTTGCTCGAACGTAGCCAGCACGACGATGGTGGAAAAGCTTTGCTtaaccactaccaagcatccacAACCTTATCAACTACAAGGGCTTAGCAACGAAGGCCAATTTAAGGTCACTCAACAAGTGCGCATTGCCTTTTCTATCGGTAAGTATCAAGACGAAGTTGTGTGCGACGTAGTGCCTACGTAAGCCtgccatttgttgctaggagaaCCATGGCAACTGGATCGAAAGGTCACTCACGATGGTCGTACAAATAGGTATTCTTTCAAGCATCAATGAAGGAAAATCACCTTAGTGCCGCTCACTCcggaacaagtccatgaggaccaaatcaaactgaaaaattttgttgttaaaacaagtgaggaaaaagaaaaagagaatgaaaaagagcaaaaagagattgagagtgaaaagaaatatgaaacatacaagaaaattgaaaaagaagttgaagaaagaagagaaaatgagttagaaaaagaaacaaaagaaaaagacgaggaaagggtagtgaggaatgtttccactaaccaagatatgaatttttcttgtgttgctacttttcaggttcccgaaagaccgaaagataactttcaacttcaatacttCTCAAATGAAAGACGCTTTCAAACGATCAACATAGGCAAAGATaaaatcacactacatgagcccgaagagcttcgactacactatgcccccgatgagcgaaggtttgtattaaatggaaaaggtaaatcGACCCTTATTATTCGCTTATAAAGTGGACTCAATTGCCATTAGTCCCGCTCGATCGAGGAAAGTCGAgtccatttgatttttgattcgaggacgaatctttttgaggaaggggaatgatacgagtcacaaaagcccaaattcttgaaggcgaggcccaataagcaaattccacccaatcaagaaatccatacatacttagttgaaaatcgggccaaattgtcaaagtggcccaagttgtaaagttttatttttatttatttatttatttacttagtttaaattttatgtaaatattcatccaagagtcccaaataaagaccttTGACctaatttccatattaaaataattaggagttcttttattttagttttctaattagattaggactagttataaggcctatttaaaggcatggtgGCCACCTTGTAAagaacttctcaattatataaaaatatcgatttgtttaagtgcgaattctctttgagttttctccaagaattctctcttgagttttctttagaagttgttttaacaatcttttgattgtgggagccatcttcaccttcttcttgccattgatattctttggagggagattagagccgtttgaaggagttgtgagatctttcggatttcaaggcttcttaggactttcttttaatttcttcttgtcaattctttctttatttcgcttgtctttgaatctttatctaatttattttctgttcttattgtgttttcaggctttttctatcttaaggaatcaacccaaaaatccccaat harbors:
- the LOC105763620 gene encoding glucosidase 2 subunit beta, which encodes MQIWRWLCLKHRFPVCFAAVSFFLLLVSSSKSPLGIHPLDAKYFAAEVIKCKDGSKSFTRDRLNDNFCDCLDGTDEPGTSACPAGKFYCRNVGSIPQFIFSSRVNDHFCDCCDGSDEYDGSILCPNTCIMGGNVEYKTEEYVSTTTHLHSTKLKEMKIGIKLEDLIQTLAGLKMITVAEVALGCFLVVKWVFHKRVKSKKRHHR